The Burkholderia pyrrocinia genome includes a region encoding these proteins:
- a CDS encoding NnrS family protein → MKMHLPHRSSFVSPASELAVLRLGFRPFYLGGALFGALAILVWLGALHGIVSAGRMTSLSGILWHTHEMIFGFAAAIVAGFLLTAVRAWTSLKTPSGAPLALLWLLWLVGRIAVWSGPELLAAIVDSAFLPVLMIALLRVLIPARNRHNIFVPVVLGMLGLLNILFHAWVLQGRADLALRSAGAAVGLLVTLVTIIAGRVTPMFTANAVPGYTFRRWRVVEALAVPLPLLAFGFDALGASAWLVGSAAGATAVVHGIRLAGWRSWKVGRRPILAILHAAYAWVPLGFGLLMLSAVGLVPHSIALHALTVGALGGAIIAMITRTALGHTGRNLVAGPAEIACYCLVIAAAVLRVFGPLLASGWSAWWIDAAGLCWCVAFAMYALQYWPYLTRPRTDGKAG, encoded by the coding sequence ATGAAAATGCATCTGCCGCACCGTTCTTCGTTCGTGTCACCTGCATCGGAGCTGGCCGTCCTGAGACTCGGCTTCCGGCCGTTTTACCTCGGGGGCGCGCTGTTCGGTGCGCTCGCCATTCTGGTCTGGCTTGGCGCGCTGCATGGCATTGTGTCGGCAGGTCGGATGACGTCACTCAGTGGCATCCTGTGGCATACGCACGAGATGATCTTCGGGTTTGCCGCAGCCATCGTCGCTGGCTTTCTGCTGACGGCGGTGCGGGCCTGGACCTCGCTCAAAACACCATCCGGCGCGCCTTTGGCCCTGTTATGGCTTCTGTGGCTCGTGGGGCGCATCGCGGTATGGTCCGGCCCGGAGCTGCTGGCCGCGATCGTGGATTCGGCGTTTCTGCCGGTCCTGATGATCGCCTTGCTGCGCGTGCTTATCCCGGCACGCAACCGCCACAATATCTTTGTACCCGTCGTGCTGGGCATGCTCGGTCTTCTGAACATCCTGTTTCACGCCTGGGTGTTGCAGGGACGGGCCGATCTGGCATTGCGCTCTGCTGGCGCCGCTGTTGGGCTGCTGGTGACGCTCGTCACTATCATCGCGGGTCGAGTGACGCCGATGTTCACTGCCAACGCTGTGCCCGGCTATACATTCAGGCGCTGGCGGGTAGTCGAAGCGCTGGCCGTGCCGCTGCCGCTGCTGGCTTTTGGGTTCGACGCGCTAGGCGCGAGTGCGTGGCTTGTTGGCAGCGCGGCGGGTGCGACGGCGGTGGTCCATGGCATCCGGCTTGCTGGATGGCGCTCGTGGAAAGTCGGCCGCCGGCCGATTCTCGCCATCCTTCACGCGGCATACGCCTGGGTTCCACTCGGCTTCGGCCTGCTGATGCTGAGTGCAGTCGGACTGGTACCGCATTCCATCGCGCTGCATGCCCTTACCGTCGGTGCGCTCGGAGGCGCGATCATCGCCATGATCACACGGACCGCGCTCGGACATACCGGCCGCAATCTCGTCGCCGGACCAGCCGAGATTGCCTGTTACTGCCTCGTGATCGCCGCCGCCGTTCTACGCGTCTTTGGTCCGTTGCTGGCGAGTGGCTGGAGCGCGTGGTGGATCGACGCCGCCGGCTTGTGCTGGTGCGTGGCGTTCGCCATGTACGCACTCCAATATTGGCCCTACCTGACACGCCCGCGAACTGACGGCAAGGCTGGCTGA
- a CDS encoding RrF2 family transcriptional regulator, translating into MHLTLYTDYTLRVMMYLALKYPGGGVSTIDEIAGAYGISRNHLTKIVHGLSQVGFIETSRGRAGGACLARAPEQISVGEIVRAAEKDFAVVRCQDMTVAHGCTIFPACNLRHRLYRAVDAFLHELDTMTLREAIAAPTVAATVLGMADPRELVSVAVSRPRGSTSRRTGGQQ; encoded by the coding sequence ATGCACCTCACTCTCTACACCGATTACACGCTTCGGGTGATGATGTATCTGGCTCTGAAGTACCCGGGCGGTGGCGTTTCGACCATTGACGAGATCGCGGGCGCCTACGGTATTTCACGCAATCATTTGACGAAAATCGTTCACGGGCTCAGCCAGGTCGGCTTCATCGAAACCTCGCGCGGTCGGGCTGGCGGCGCTTGCCTTGCGCGCGCGCCCGAGCAGATTTCGGTAGGGGAAATTGTGCGGGCCGCCGAAAAAGATTTTGCCGTCGTGCGTTGCCAAGATATGACCGTCGCACACGGCTGCACGATTTTTCCGGCCTGCAACCTGAGGCACAGGTTGTACCGGGCGGTCGACGCCTTTCTCCACGAGCTCGACACTATGACGTTGCGAGAAGCCATCGCGGCGCCCACGGTGGCGGCGACTGTCCTGGGCATGGCCGACCCTCGCGAGTTGGTATCGGTGGCCGTGTCGCGCCCGCGTGGCAGTACGAGCCGCCGCACAGGAGGCCAGCAATGA
- a CDS encoding IS5 family transposase yields the protein MATRKRVESWVVTEDFWARVEPLIPQRERPAGQEYLRKPGAGRPAKPARQVFEAIMYVLRTGCQWKALPKERFGSASAMHKRFLEWEAAGVFEAIWQAGLAEYDQMEGIAWRWQSIDGAMFKAPMAQEAVGRNPTDRGKKGSKRHLLVDGRGVPLSLVVTGANRHDVTQLDAVLQAIMVKRKTPRTRRSKHLCADAGYRGKRALETIESHGYIAHVVDRRKEADAKRRDPTKKARRWVVEVCHSWFNRFRKLLVRYEKLERSFVALNHIAAAIIAFRKVKLSVNIIYG from the coding sequence ATGGCAACACGCAAGCGAGTGGAATCGTGGGTGGTGACGGAGGATTTCTGGGCGCGGGTCGAGCCGTTGATCCCGCAGCGTGAGCGTCCGGCAGGCCAAGAGTACTTGCGCAAGCCCGGCGCGGGGCGACCCGCCAAGCCGGCGCGACAGGTGTTCGAGGCGATCATGTATGTGCTGCGCACGGGCTGCCAATGGAAAGCGCTTCCCAAAGAACGATTTGGCAGCGCCAGCGCGATGCACAAGCGCTTCTTGGAATGGGAGGCGGCAGGCGTGTTCGAAGCCATCTGGCAGGCCGGACTCGCCGAGTACGACCAGATGGAAGGCATCGCCTGGCGATGGCAAAGCATCGACGGGGCCATGTTCAAAGCGCCCATGGCGCAAGAGGCTGTGGGACGCAACCCGACGGATCGGGGGAAAAAAGGGAGCAAGCGCCACCTGCTGGTGGACGGGCGTGGCGTCCCGTTGTCGCTCGTCGTGACCGGAGCCAATAGGCATGATGTCACGCAACTCGACGCGGTGCTCCAAGCCATCATGGTCAAGCGCAAGACGCCGAGAACTCGACGCAGCAAGCATCTTTGCGCCGATGCAGGCTATCGAGGCAAACGTGCATTGGAGACGATCGAGTCGCACGGCTACATTGCCCACGTCGTCGATCGACGCAAAGAGGCCGATGCCAAGCGGCGCGATCCAACGAAGAAAGCGCGACGGTGGGTGGTCGAGGTCTGTCACAGCTGGTTCAACCGTTTTCGTAAGTTGCTCGTGCGATACGAAAAACTGGAGCGCAGCTTCGTCGCGCTCAATCACATCGCCGCGGCGATCATCGCGTTCCGTAAAGTGAAGTTGTCGGTCAACATTATTTACGGATAG
- a CDS encoding ISL3 family transposase, giving the protein MLDRKALQALGCWTGYRLERVEWPEGDGHTLSLHLKPVSKVMHCEQCGARCQQIHETTVRRVRDLPLFEYRVVLHVPRRRVWCAHCGGPRLEKLTWLGRYQRVTERFAKACEKLLQAASVQAVAAFYDLGWHTVKSIDKMRLRARVAEPDWSTIRYLAMDEFALHKGHRYATVVVDPIGRQVLWVGPGRSRETARTFFEQLPEGVAERIEAVAIDMTTAYELEIKEQCPQAEIVFDLYHVVAKYGREVIDRVRVDQANQLRHDKPARKVLKSSRWLLLRNRHNLKPEQAVHLKDLLAANQSLLCVYVLRDELKRLWFYRKPAWAEKAWGQWFEQAQQSGIAALQKFAQRLQGYWHGIVTRCRHPLNTSVVEGINNTIKVIKRRAYGYRDEEYFFLKIRAAFPGNPR; this is encoded by the coding sequence TTGCTCGATCGCAAGGCGCTTCAGGCACTGGGCTGCTGGACCGGCTATCGGTTGGAACGGGTGGAATGGCCGGAAGGAGACGGCCATACGCTGTCGCTGCATCTGAAGCCAGTCAGCAAGGTCATGCACTGCGAACAGTGCGGCGCGCGCTGCCAGCAAATCCACGAGACGACGGTTCGGCGAGTGCGCGATCTGCCACTGTTCGAGTACCGAGTCGTGCTGCATGTCCCCCGCCGTCGGGTCTGGTGCGCACACTGCGGCGGCCCGAGGCTGGAGAAGCTGACGTGGCTGGGCCGCTACCAGCGAGTGACGGAGCGGTTCGCCAAGGCCTGTGAGAAGCTGCTGCAAGCGGCCAGCGTGCAGGCGGTGGCAGCCTTCTACGACCTGGGCTGGCACACGGTCAAATCGATCGACAAGATGCGCTTGCGGGCTCGCGTGGCCGAGCCGGACTGGTCGACGATCCGCTATCTGGCAATGGACGAATTCGCGCTGCATAAGGGCCATCGCTACGCCACGGTGGTAGTTGATCCGATCGGCCGACAGGTGCTCTGGGTCGGCCCCGGACGTTCACGAGAAACGGCTCGAACCTTCTTCGAACAACTGCCCGAAGGCGTTGCCGAGCGCATCGAAGCGGTCGCGATCGACATGACCACGGCCTATGAGCTGGAGATCAAGGAGCAGTGCCCGCAAGCGGAAATCGTCTTTGACCTGTACCACGTCGTGGCCAAGTACGGCCGCGAAGTGATCGACAGGGTGCGAGTGGATCAGGCCAATCAACTACGACATGACAAGCCGGCCCGCAAGGTCCTGAAGTCCAGCCGCTGGCTGTTGCTGCGCAACCGTCACAACCTGAAACCAGAACAGGCCGTGCACCTGAAGGATCTGCTGGCCGCCAATCAGTCGCTGTTATGCGTCTACGTGCTGCGCGACGAACTCAAACGGCTCTGGTTCTACCGAAAGCCCGCCTGGGCGGAAAAGGCTTGGGGGCAATGGTTCGAACAGGCTCAGCAAAGCGGGATCGCCGCGCTGCAAAAGTTCGCTCAGCGCTTGCAGGGTTACTGGCACGGAATCGTGACTCGCTGCCGTCATCCGCTCAATACCAGCGTCGTCGAAGGCATCAACAACACCATCAAGGTCATCAAGCGTCGGGCTTATGGGTACCGCGACGAGGAATACTTCTTCCTCAAAATCCGCGCCGCGTTCCCCGGTAATCCGCGATGA
- a CDS encoding DUF4148 domain-containing protein, which translates to MKFAIGTIMLVVGIAPVFASAGQSNGGLTRAEVRAQIVQLEQAGYNPARKDIHYPQSIQQAEARIRSSELRRADASGYGSAQPSGFDSGAAVQSHAPARSLYMHH; encoded by the coding sequence ATGAAGTTCGCTATCGGTACCATCATGCTGGTCGTGGGCATCGCCCCCGTGTTTGCCTCGGCAGGTCAGTCGAATGGCGGCTTGACCAGGGCGGAAGTTCGTGCCCAGATCGTACAACTCGAGCAAGCCGGCTATAACCCAGCCAGAAAGGACATCCATTATCCGCAGTCGATCCAGCAAGCCGAAGCGCGCATCCGGTCTTCGGAATTGAGGCGCGCAGATGCATCGGGATACGGGTCCGCTCAGCCGTCTGGATTTGACTCGGGGGCAGCAGTCCAGAGCCACGCTCCGGCACGTTCGTTGTACATGCATCATTGA
- a CDS encoding ATP-binding protein, with protein sequence MRSIRQRLTLLVLSGVVVVWAYSLLSSYRQAIQEAEEWDETRIEQIARAFAALDATDLPVFADIALGSSEDDDGDNDTSPRMLYQVSDTGGRILAASPGLDSLDLPVFPAAASSPIRFGNPKWHAYVLTDAARGRTVRIFEQRSHRSDLSAEVARRVARPLAFALPVLAVLIWLAIGRSLTPLRTLSEAIEARSPDSLDAIGTKGIPDEVRPLVAALNTLLQRLRGSLDRERAFTSDAAHELKTPLAALKVQAQVALTARDPDRQRRAMQRVVEGVDRSTHLADQLLALARLDETVPMAGEDIDLARVVQTCINDHQTRADRKRIALNSRVDGPVIAHAPSTLVRVLLDNLVDNAIKYGREEGRVEITSWQDAGAVSLQVQDDGHGVSDEDLSRLQDRFFRGADHQESGSGLGLSIVARIVTKLGGRFMYIDGLDGKGFGIRVVLPASA encoded by the coding sequence ATGCGCTCGATCCGGCAACGGCTCACCTTGCTCGTGTTGTCGGGTGTCGTGGTGGTCTGGGCGTACTCGCTGTTGTCGAGCTACCGCCAGGCGATTCAAGAAGCGGAGGAATGGGACGAAACCCGCATCGAGCAGATCGCCAGGGCGTTCGCCGCGCTCGATGCCACCGATCTCCCAGTCTTTGCGGACATCGCGCTCGGTTCGTCGGAAGACGATGACGGCGACAACGATACATCGCCGCGGATGTTGTATCAGGTCAGCGATACCGGCGGACGCATCCTGGCCGCCAGTCCGGGGCTTGACTCGCTCGATCTACCGGTGTTTCCCGCTGCCGCATCGAGCCCGATCCGGTTCGGCAATCCGAAGTGGCACGCGTACGTGCTGACCGATGCCGCGCGCGGCCGTACCGTGCGTATCTTCGAGCAACGCTCACACCGTTCGGATTTGTCTGCGGAGGTAGCGCGTCGCGTCGCCCGGCCGCTCGCATTCGCGTTGCCCGTGCTGGCCGTGTTGATCTGGCTGGCGATCGGACGCAGCCTCACGCCGCTACGGACGCTGTCCGAGGCAATCGAGGCGCGTTCGCCCGACAGTCTCGATGCAATCGGCACGAAGGGCATTCCCGACGAAGTGCGGCCGCTAGTCGCCGCACTGAACACGTTGCTGCAACGTCTGCGCGGATCGCTCGATCGCGAGCGCGCGTTCACCAGCGACGCGGCACATGAGCTCAAGACCCCACTCGCCGCGCTCAAGGTTCAGGCGCAGGTCGCGCTCACGGCGCGCGATCCTGACCGTCAGCGGCGCGCAATGCAACGAGTCGTCGAGGGCGTCGACCGAAGCACGCATCTAGCGGACCAGTTGCTTGCACTCGCACGACTCGACGAGACGGTACCGATGGCTGGCGAGGACATAGATCTCGCGCGCGTGGTGCAGACCTGCATCAACGACCACCAGACGCGCGCGGATCGCAAGCGGATTGCGCTGAATTCGCGCGTCGACGGCCCAGTCATCGCACATGCGCCGTCGACGCTGGTGCGTGTCTTGCTAGACAACCTCGTCGATAACGCGATCAAGTACGGTCGCGAAGAGGGGCGCGTCGAAATCACGTCGTGGCAGGATGCCGGCGCGGTCAGCCTCCAGGTACAGGACGACGGGCACGGCGTCTCGGACGAAGATCTGTCCCGATTGCAGGATCGCTTCTTTCGCGGTGCGGACCATCAAGAAAGCGGCAGCGGGCTGGGGCTATCGATCGTTGCGCGCATCGTGACCAAACTTGGAGGTAGGTTCATGTATATCGATGGGCTCGATGGAAAGGGGTTTGGCATTCGTGTCGTGTTGCCCGCGTCGGCTTGA
- a CDS encoding response regulator transcription factor — MRVLLVEDDKLIGSGVEDGLIDAGMTVDWAHDGRHAQLALETTPYDLIVLDLGLPRMSGVELLDWLRKRRDHTPVLVMTARDTVADRVSGLSAGADDYLGKPFDLTELLARCRALVRRSQGRGTDTIEYGDMSIDPALMTVTRGTERIALTSRECALLVELLANQGRPLSRARLQDSLYGWNEEIESNAIEVHVSNLRKKLGADLIRTIRGVGYVVEKAS; from the coding sequence ATGCGGGTACTACTCGTGGAAGACGACAAGCTGATCGGAAGCGGGGTGGAAGACGGCCTGATCGACGCTGGCATGACGGTCGACTGGGCGCACGACGGCAGGCATGCACAGCTCGCGCTCGAAACCACGCCATACGATCTCATCGTGCTCGATCTCGGCCTGCCCCGCATGTCGGGGGTCGAATTGCTGGATTGGCTTCGCAAGCGCCGCGACCATACGCCGGTGCTGGTGATGACCGCGCGCGACACGGTGGCCGATCGCGTGAGTGGCCTGAGCGCGGGTGCCGACGACTACCTCGGCAAGCCGTTCGACCTGACCGAGCTGCTCGCCCGCTGCCGGGCGCTCGTGCGCCGTTCGCAGGGCCGCGGTACCGACACGATCGAATACGGCGACATGTCGATCGACCCCGCGCTGATGACGGTGACGCGCGGCACCGAGCGGATCGCGCTGACCTCGCGCGAATGCGCGTTGCTCGTCGAACTGCTGGCGAACCAGGGGCGCCCGTTGTCCCGCGCGCGCCTCCAGGACAGCCTCTACGGCTGGAACGAAGAAATCGAAAGCAATGCGATCGAAGTGCATGTGTCGAATCTGCGCAAGAAACTGGGGGCCGACCTGATCCGAACGATCCGCGGCGTCGGGTACGTGGTGGAGAAGGCATCGTGA
- a CDS encoding cytochrome b562, protein MNSLSFRLRFCAALAVLLSVATAPACAGEIKTLMRDMKHAMQGATNSRTIPEMKAYVARLESDAQQASRQRYRDDQPTYDEGMRTLQGELTDVDRAIQANDLSAAKQALRRINGTKKHYHDLLG, encoded by the coding sequence ATGAACAGCCTGTCGTTCCGACTCCGTTTCTGCGCAGCGCTGGCCGTGCTGCTTTCCGTGGCTACCGCGCCGGCCTGCGCCGGCGAGATCAAGACATTGATGAGGGACATGAAGCACGCGATGCAAGGTGCGACGAACAGCCGGACGATTCCCGAAATGAAAGCCTATGTGGCCCGGCTCGAAAGCGATGCGCAACAGGCTAGCCGCCAGAGGTATCGTGATGACCAGCCGACCTATGACGAAGGAATGCGTACATTGCAGGGAGAATTGACCGACGTCGACCGCGCGATCCAGGCCAACGATCTGTCAGCCGCCAAGCAAGCGCTACGACGGATCAACGGCACGAAAAAGCACTATCACGACCTTCTCGGCTGA
- a CDS encoding cytochrome b yields MKIVTRYPLSISVLHWLLAVALIGNLIVGLLLDDNEDLVGLHKSIGIVILGLVLVRLGNRVRKRRVLPPSINPVGTAARLVERTVHSLLYVLMLVIPLLGWMKTNAAGHTASCFGFFSLPTLVPKSRAISQWLGELHALTAYGLVALVGIHVLGALAHQVIRTESILPRILPWPTRAGQYEDQTEDIV; encoded by the coding sequence ATGAAAATCGTCACCCGCTATCCGCTGTCGATCAGCGTACTGCACTGGCTGCTGGCCGTCGCGCTGATCGGCAACTTGATCGTCGGCCTGCTGCTGGACGACAACGAGGATCTCGTCGGTCTGCACAAGTCGATCGGCATCGTCATTCTCGGCCTTGTACTGGTTCGTCTCGGGAATCGGGTCCGAAAGCGACGCGTGTTGCCGCCGTCGATCAATCCGGTTGGCACGGCGGCCCGCCTCGTCGAACGCACTGTCCACAGCCTGCTTTACGTGCTGATGCTCGTCATCCCGCTGCTCGGGTGGATGAAGACGAACGCCGCCGGGCACACGGCCAGTTGCTTCGGATTCTTTTCGTTACCGACGCTGGTGCCGAAAAGTCGTGCCATATCGCAGTGGCTAGGAGAACTGCATGCACTGACGGCATATGGACTTGTCGCATTGGTCGGCATCCATGTGCTCGGCGCATTGGCGCATCAGGTAATCCGGACGGAAAGCATTCTCCCCCGCATCCTGCCCTGGCCGACGCGCGCCGGACAGTATGAGGATCAGACGGAGGATATTGTCTGA
- a CDS encoding IS256 family transposase, producing MPRKPKAQPAALPAIPAELLEQFGNGPMTAEAINAATLALKKALIERALGGEMNHHLGYPLGAAKPANATNQRNGKGAKTVLTEDGPIRIEVPRDRDGSFEPVLIPKHERRFTGFDDKIVAMYARGMTVREIQGFLLEQYGTEVSPDFISSVTDEVMAEVTAWQARPLEPMYPVVFFDALRVKIREDAVVRNKAVYLALGVLPDGTREILGLWIENTEGAKFWMKVFNDLKTRGVHDILIAVTDGLKGMPEALAVVFPATTLQTCIVHLIRNSLDYASWKDRRGLAAAIKPIYAAPSAEAAQAELDAFADGPWGQKFPTVSSAWRNAWDRVIPFFAFPPGVRKIIYTTNAIENINSQLRKIIKTRGHFPTDEAATKLIWLALRNITANWGSAAHDWKTAMNQFAILYADRFARPSV from the coding sequence ATGCCTCGCAAACCGAAAGCCCAGCCGGCGGCGCTGCCGGCGATTCCGGCCGAGCTGCTTGAGCAGTTCGGCAACGGCCCGATGACGGCTGAAGCCATCAATGCCGCGACGCTGGCGCTCAAGAAGGCGCTGATCGAGCGTGCGCTGGGCGGCGAGATGAACCATCATCTCGGCTACCCTCTCGGTGCTGCCAAGCCGGCCAACGCCACGAATCAGCGCAACGGCAAAGGCGCCAAGACGGTTCTGACCGAAGACGGTCCGATCCGCATCGAGGTGCCGCGTGACCGCGACGGCAGCTTCGAACCCGTCCTGATTCCCAAGCACGAAAGGCGCTTCACCGGCTTCGACGACAAGATCGTCGCCATGTATGCCCGAGGCATGACCGTACGCGAGATCCAGGGCTTCCTGCTGGAACAGTACGGTACGGAGGTCTCGCCCGACTTCATCAGCTCGGTCACCGACGAAGTCATGGCCGAAGTGACTGCCTGGCAGGCCCGACCGCTTGAACCGATGTATCCGGTCGTGTTTTTCGACGCACTGCGGGTCAAGATTCGCGAAGACGCCGTCGTGCGCAACAAGGCGGTGTACCTGGCGCTGGGCGTGCTGCCCGACGGCACCCGGGAGATCCTGGGCCTGTGGATCGAGAATACCGAGGGTGCCAAGTTCTGGATGAAGGTGTTCAACGATCTGAAGACGCGCGGCGTTCACGACATCCTGATCGCCGTCACCGACGGTCTTAAGGGCATGCCCGAAGCTCTGGCGGTGGTGTTTCCGGCGACTACGCTGCAAACCTGTATCGTCCATCTGATCCGCAACAGCCTCGATTACGCCAGTTGGAAAGATCGCCGAGGACTGGCCGCCGCGATCAAGCCGATCTACGCCGCTCCCAGCGCGGAAGCAGCTCAGGCCGAACTCGATGCGTTTGCGGATGGGCCGTGGGGTCAGAAATTCCCGACCGTCAGTAGCGCGTGGCGCAACGCCTGGGATCGCGTGATCCCGTTCTTTGCGTTTCCGCCGGGTGTGCGCAAGATCATCTACACGACGAACGCGATTGAAAATATCAACTCGCAGCTGCGCAAGATCATCAAGACCCGGGGTCACTTCCCGACCGACGAGGCAGCCACCAAACTCATCTGGCTGGCCTTGCGCAACATCACCGCGAATTGGGGAAGTGCCGCTCATGACTGGAAGACGGCCATGAACCAATTCGCTATCCTTTACGCAGATCGATTCGCTCGGCCTTCCGTGTAA
- a CDS encoding CBS domain-containing protein — protein sequence MHAIDVMTPVVVSVKPDMTVQQTAALLVENGISGAPVIDANGRLVGMISESDLVRRVEIETDRPHRAWWMELLTARRDDAADYVKTHAHLVKDVMTKHVVTVQEMTPIDELAHILEKAHVRRVPVVRGNEVVGIVSRANLVQALAISPSTPNLQQVLSDREIRGMLLAEIAGRKWSFPGRNVIVKNGIVHLWGYYAWAPNEVQAMRVAAEGIPGVRGVEDHTGASHSDA from the coding sequence ATGCACGCCATTGACGTCATGACACCCGTAGTCGTTTCCGTGAAACCGGATATGACAGTTCAACAAACGGCAGCGCTTCTCGTCGAGAATGGAATAAGTGGCGCGCCAGTGATCGACGCGAATGGACGGTTGGTCGGGATGATCAGCGAGTCGGATCTGGTGCGACGCGTGGAGATAGAAACGGACAGGCCACATCGCGCCTGGTGGATGGAACTGCTGACTGCCCGCCGCGACGATGCCGCCGACTATGTGAAAACGCATGCGCATCTCGTCAAGGATGTCATGACGAAGCACGTCGTCACCGTTCAGGAGATGACGCCGATCGACGAGTTGGCCCACATCCTTGAGAAGGCGCACGTCAGACGTGTCCCCGTCGTGCGCGGCAATGAGGTTGTCGGGATCGTGAGCCGAGCCAATCTGGTTCAGGCACTCGCGATTTCGCCGTCGACGCCGAACTTGCAGCAGGTTCTAAGCGATCGCGAGATTCGAGGCATGCTGTTGGCCGAGATTGCAGGTCGCAAATGGAGCTTTCCCGGTCGCAATGTGATCGTCAAGAACGGGATTGTCCATCTTTGGGGCTACTACGCCTGGGCACCGAACGAGGTCCAGGCGATGCGGGTAGCAGCAGAGGGCATTCCAGGCGTCAGGGGTGTGGAGGATCACACTGGCGCATCGCATTCAGATGCGTAG
- the atpD gene encoding F0F1 ATP synthase subunit beta, translated as MNTATIANVSSPQLPGCVVAVRGAVVDLAFPAGTLPPVDTAISIEVDGDSSIVAEVQAHLGERTVRALAMQSTSGLPRGASAQASCRPIAVPVGNAVLGRLIDVMGTPGDQGEPLPLDIERRPIHRPPPALSSQDSATGIFATGIKVVDLLAPLARGGKAAMFGGAGVGKTVLVMELIHAMVERYKGISVFAGVGERSREGHELLMDMQHSGVLSKTVLVYGQMNEPPGARWRVPLTALTVAEYFRDDQHQNVLLLMDNVFRFVQAGAEVSGLLGRLPSRVGYQPTLATEVAALQERIVSVGGVSITAIEAVYVPADDFTDPAVTTIAAHVDSMVVLSRAMAAEGMYPAIDPITSSSILLDPLVVGAEHVQVATDVRRTIEHYRELQDVISLLGIEELGADDRRIVGRARRLQRFLTQPFAVTEAFTGVPGRSVSVDDTIAGCRAILDGECDAWREQSLYMVGTLDEARERERETS; from the coding sequence ATGAATACCGCGACGATCGCCAATGTCTCCAGCCCGCAGCTTCCCGGATGCGTCGTCGCGGTGCGCGGCGCCGTTGTCGATCTCGCGTTCCCGGCAGGTACGCTACCCCCGGTGGACACTGCGATCTCGATCGAAGTCGATGGCGACAGTTCGATCGTCGCGGAAGTACAAGCCCACCTCGGCGAGCGGACCGTCCGGGCACTGGCGATGCAGTCGACCAGCGGTTTGCCCAGAGGCGCATCGGCGCAAGCGTCATGTCGGCCGATCGCGGTTCCGGTCGGCAACGCCGTACTCGGACGCCTGATCGACGTGATGGGCACGCCGGGCGACCAGGGCGAGCCGCTTCCGCTCGATATCGAGCGCCGTCCGATCCATCGGCCTCCGCCAGCATTGTCCTCACAAGACAGCGCAACGGGCATCTTCGCCACGGGCATCAAGGTCGTCGATCTCCTTGCCCCGCTCGCCCGGGGCGGCAAAGCGGCGATGTTCGGCGGTGCCGGCGTGGGCAAGACCGTCCTCGTCATGGAGCTAATTCATGCGATGGTCGAGCGTTACAAGGGAATCTCGGTGTTCGCCGGCGTCGGGGAGCGCTCGCGAGAAGGCCACGAACTGCTGATGGACATGCAGCATTCCGGCGTGCTGTCGAAGACCGTGCTCGTGTATGGTCAGATGAACGAGCCCCCAGGCGCGCGCTGGCGCGTTCCGCTGACCGCCCTGACAGTGGCTGAGTACTTTCGCGACGACCAGCACCAGAATGTGCTGCTCCTGATGGACAACGTGTTCCGCTTCGTCCAGGCCGGCGCCGAAGTGTCGGGTTTGCTCGGGAGACTCCCGTCACGCGTCGGCTATCAGCCGACGCTGGCCACCGAAGTGGCTGCGCTGCAGGAGCGCATCGTATCGGTCGGTGGCGTCTCGATCACGGCAATTGAGGCCGTCTACGTTCCGGCGGACGATTTCACGGACCCTGCCGTCACGACCATCGCCGCACACGTCGACAGCATGGTCGTTCTGTCCCGCGCGATGGCCGCCGAAGGCATGTATCCGGCGATCGACCCGATCACCTCGTCGTCGATTCTGCTCGATCCGCTGGTGGTCGGCGCCGAACACGTTCAGGTCGCAACCGACGTGCGGCGCACGATCGAGCACTACCGCGAACTGCAGGATGTCATCTCGCTGCTCGGCATCGAGGAACTGGGAGCGGACGACCGCCGGATCGTCGGCCGGGCCCGCCGTCTGCAGCGGTTTCTGACCCAGCCGTTCGCCGTCACCGAAGCGTTCACGGGTGTGCCCGGCCGCTCCGTCTCGGTCGACGACACCATTGCAGGATGCCGCGCGATTCTGGACGGCGAATGCGACGCGTGGCGGGAACAATCGCTGTACATGGTCGGGACGCTGGACGAAGCACGCGAGCGGGAGCGAGAAACGTCATGA